In Arachis hypogaea cultivar Tifrunner chromosome 17, arahy.Tifrunner.gnm2.J5K5, whole genome shotgun sequence, a single window of DNA contains:
- the LOC112764878 gene encoding uncharacterized protein, producing the protein MAVAAAAATTLSALSISTVSAGFSFHPKPIHSKTNSLPTRRGAVLLSFLAHTSFLSLTPASAIEFGISGPKDWLKDQKKKAYKFLLAPVDASRESLRSAYLLLMEPEAVYSEEDLQKFQELFRSAARDCVPQERNSFVNFQANTGVEVCTFRLIVKNAASLLGNKDPVKLKAEDLLDNLIRSFTSVTGLASKANIQLSSDRRKMADAVSETISSLDKFEQGIRDCLEI; encoded by the exons ATGGCGGTGGCGGCAGCGGCAGCAACTACACTTTCAGCTCTCTCTATTTCCACCGTTAGCGCGGGCTTTTCATTCCATCCAAAACccattcattcaaaaaccaactccTTACCCACCCGAAGGGGCGCCGTTTTACTCTCCTTCCTTGCTCACACCTCCTTCCTCTCTTTAACTCCAGCCTCCGCCATTGAATTCGGCATCT CAGGACCTAAGGATTGGCTCAAAGACCAAAAGAAGAAGGCCTACAAGTTCCTATTAGCCCCCGTCGACGCCTCGCGCGAATCCCTTCGTTCTGCATATCTCTTGCTCA TGGAGCCCGAAGCTGTGTATTCCGAAGAGGATTTGCAGAAATTTCAGGAGCTCTTCAGATCCGCCGCTAGGGATTGCGTTCCGCAGGAGAGGAATTCCTTTGTCAACTTCCAAGCCAACACCGGTGTAGAG GTGTGCACGTTTCGGTTGATTGTGAAGAATGCAGCCTCTTTGCTTGGAAATAAGGATCCTGTAAAGTTGAAAGCTGAAGACTTGCTAGATAATCTTATAAG ATCTTTCACCTCTGTCACTGGGCTGGCAAGCAAAGCTAATATTCAACTCTCATCAGATAG AAGAAAGATGGCTGACGCTGTATCGGAAACCATATCTTCTCTTGACAAATTTGAGCAGGGGATCAGGGATTGCCTTGAAATCTAA